A stretch of the Perca fluviatilis chromosome 17, GENO_Pfluv_1.0, whole genome shotgun sequence genome encodes the following:
- the surf2 gene encoding surfeit locus protein 2: protein MDELPTDLKAFLLNHPFLHLTDGKKIKCTLNGHEFPCNLVELEKFTKGKKYEKLSAAAEFNYSQYEPHVVSSTKQPNQLFCKLTLRHLNRQPHHVLRHVNGKRFKKALSKYEECVKQGIEFVPARLKQKRPKDIREEVNWGKPSKHGNNAFEPSSSDEDHSDSEDSMSDLYPSTMFTLKNEAEEIMEGDGDKEEDDFQTDEDEEMELDKPVLQKRKKVQGGGFQKKFRNNHWKSGRKKPGKVPNGK from the exons ATGGATGAATTACCTACGGACCTCAAAGCCTTTCTTCTTAACCACCCATTTCTTCACCTTACAGATGGCAAAAAG ATCAAATGCACTCTGAATGGCCATGAGTTTCCATGCAACCTGGTGGAGCTAGAGAAGTTCACTAAAGGGAAGAAGTATGAGAAACTTAGTGCTGCAGCAGAGTTCAACTACAGCCAGTATGAACCACACGTTGTATCAAGCACAAAACAACC CAATCAGCTCTTCTGTAAGCTGACCCTCAGACACCTCAACCGGCAGCCGCATCATGTCCTAAGACATGTAAACGGGAAACGCTTCAAGAAAGCCCTCTCCAAAT ATGAAGAGTGTGTGAAGCAAGGGATTGAATTTGTTCCAGCCAGACTCAAGCAGAAAAGGCCCAAAGACATCAGAGAGGAGGTCAATTGGGGGAAGCCCTCAAAACACGGGAACAACGCATTTGAACCCTCATCCAGTGACGAGGATCACAGTGACTCAGAAGACAGCATGAGTGACCTCTACCCTT CCACAATGTTCACTTTAAAAAACGAAGCGGAAGAAATTATGGAGGGTGACGGGGATAAGGAGGAAGATGACTTCCAAACGGATGAAGACGAGGAAATGGAACTGGATAAGCCGGTTCTGCAGAAACGCAAGAAG GTACAGGGTGGTGGTTTTCAGAAGAAATTCAGAAATAACCACTGGAAATCAGGCCGAAAGAAACCTGGGAAAGTGCCAAATGGAAAGTAA
- the bbln gene encoding UPF0184 protein C9orf16 homolog, which yields MSGPNGDPDIPIDDAIINDEDEFEDEEYEAINSMLDQINSYLDDLEDRNDSLNGKLHELLESNRQARLEFRAQLLGSQSQEEHCPADGDSSSTSKEYLNKDIENE from the exons ATGTCTGGACCAAATGGAGATCCAGACATCCCAATTGACGATGCTATTATCAACGACGAAGATGAATTCGAGGACGAAG AGTATGAAGCCATCAACTCCATGCTAGATCAGATCAACTCCTATCTCGATGACCTGGAAGATCGGAATGATTCACTTAATGGCAAACTGCACGAGCTTCTGGAGTCAAACCGGCAAGCCCGGCTGGAGTTCAGGGCCCAACTGCTGGGTTCCCAGAGCCAGGAGGAGCATTGTCCTGCAGACGGGGACTCCTCCTCAACCAGCAAGGAATACTTGAACAAGGACATTGAAAATGAGTGA